The window ACAGTGCTGACAAACTGAGCAGAGACTTCAACACCGGATTTGACTAGTGCCTCGGCGATCTCTTTCGGCTGTGCTGTTGGATTAGCTTCTTTGTATTCGCGAATCGCTGAGGACTTGTTCGGACCCGACTTGGCTTTTTTGGCCATTCCTAGCTCTTTCTAAAACAGATGCAAGAATTATCCTGTGGAATTTTAGCCTAGTTGGGGTGACGGAATACGTCAACGTATTGCTAAAAGTGAACGGGCAATTTGACAATTTGGGGATTGTGACCAAACTTTACTCAGACTGGCGATTCCCTCCAAGAATGCAGCGCGTCGGTCAACGAGCCTGATGGCATAGGAATGTGCCATCAGGTTTTTTTTCGCGCATTAGCGAATCGGTTCGGTCGGCACCCGACAGTGACCGCTATGGACTTTGCGGCTTTCTTTACATTTGGGAGCGTTACATTTGGATTCGCAGGTGTATCGCGATGCTGGGCACCTGAAACAAGGCACAAATCCTTAGGCAAGTTCAGTTCGAGGTCTGAATTGACTTGCACATCCAGATTATCACGACCAGCAAAATCAACGCTGTCACGGTTAAGCCGATAGCGAGAAAAGTCCGCACGATAACAGCTACTTTGCCTGAATTAGTTGTTTCGAGTCTCGCGGCCAGAGTAGGCTCAGTGATAGCTTGTGTCAACAATTAACGCCATCCAGCGACGCGCCTGCCCCGCAGCGTCACTGAATGGCGTTGCAACTTCTATCGACCGGCGCAAGGATTTTTTGCTGTTAATTTCTCGCACAAAAAAGCCTCGGCACGGGGCAGCGTACCGAGGCTAGGCGCATCCGCCATTCGACGGAGTAACGCCCAGTGCCAACTATCGACACCGGTTCTCATTTTCTGAAATTGGGGATGTCGGCTATGCGCGTGAATGTGTAACCGGGTACCGCTGGTCGGTTATCGTCAACCGACATAACGCCTTCCGCGTTGATGCGGTCGCTGGACCACCACCAAACGCCCGATCTTAGCGCGCTGCCTTGCCCGCCCCTGACAACCTCTGGCTCCGCCACTGTTGCGTGACCACATTTCGGGCACACGATTGGTTGCATACGCCCTCCCGACAGTAGTAATGTTGGCTCTACAAATCGGCGGTCAGTCTACGGAACGAACGCTCGCGAAATCCACGCGAAAATTATTCATTGCACTAAGATGTAATCAAGGCTGACGTAGTTCGTCAGCCGCTTTGCCAAACGGCCACCGGCGTAAGATCGCCGACCACGCTACAGATGCGATGCTGCAAAAGGTCATCTGGCCCATCGGTGTCTGAGGTGTCGTCCCAGACCTCGACGAAGTCGCCCCACAGCTTCGCGTGGCGCTGATTGACGGAACTTGATTTCCAGGTGCAGAGTCTGTCTGCCTCATGGATCAGAGAGGAACGCCACCCGCCGAAGTTGCGGTCGAGAAACTGCTTGAAGCGTTCGATTTGGGTGGCGTTGGCAGTTGGAATCGCCGCCGGATTCAATTCGATCATTGGGGTGCAAGTTCAAAAGTGCGCAAAAACCAGCCCCAGCGCGGATGCGCCGGGGCCATCATGGTGTGACAGATTCTGTCACGCGCGAGCGCCGATCGAAAGTGGTGGATTTCTAATCGATCATCGCTTGGATGCGCAGTTCGACATCAATTGCGCATTCCTCAAGTAACTCTCGATAGTCGTCGAGCGAAAGGTCGGATTCCCCAATTGCCAGAGCCTGTCGCACGATTTCAAACAGCTCGGCTTTGCGGTCCATTAGCGACTCTCCTGCTACCGGGTTGTGACAATTGTCGCCAGCAGGTGTTAGGTATCGTCACAGGATTACGTTTTCTATAGTTGCCAAGTCCGCAAAAACCCACTCCGTCAGGCTACTTACTCTGCTTAGCCAGCCAGTCTTGGTCTGCTTGCGACAAATTGGCGGCATCGAGTTCGACCGTCTTGCCATCCAGCTTCTTGAGCTTCACCTTGCCGCCGATCTGGCCAGCGAACGTGGCATCGACTGAGAACTTGCCATCGGCGCTGGTCCAAGTGCGGCTGGCTGGCGTTGAGGCAGTCGTCTCTGTGGGCGCTGGTGCCTTCGTGTGCATCTTCGCCCATAGTTCCTTCGCGGGAGCCAGGTCGAACGGTTCCAGCACGAACACCGTGTTGCGCCCGTCTTCGGTGTCATAGGTCTTCGTGCCGGTGACGCGGAAGACCTTCGTCGTCAGATCGACGCGGCCATCGGTGACCATACCCGCCGTGTCGATGCCTTTCACCCACACGACTTCATCAGGCAATCGGCGTGGCGCTGCCGTGCCCAGCGCGTTACCTCTCGCGATGGTCGTGGCTGCGGTGTACCGCGCCACCGCGACGATGACTTGCTTGGCATCGACCACATCGACAGCCTTGCCGTCTTTGTACCTGCCGACTGCGCCGACTTCGAGCTTGGTGAGTTCCGGCAGGCAGAGTTGCAGCGCGGCTTCGTCGCCAGCTTCCAAGGCAGCAAGCTGCTGGGTGATCTCTTCGACGGCCTTGGTGGCGTCGGCGATTGCCTCAGTCTTGGCTTCGGCAGTGGGAAACGAGATTGCCGTGTCGCTGATGTGCGTGCCCATCTGGCCGCGTTTCACCGCGCCGCGCTTCGACAGCGCCAGCCGCTTCTGGCGTGTGGCCAGTTCGGTCTTCGTGTAGGCAATTCGTTCGGTGCGGTTGGCTTCGCTGGTTTTCACCAGCGACTCAATTGACGGCTCAGCGGCAACGACGGACAGCAAAACAAGCAGAAACATGACTCTTCCCCAGTTCGCGAATGGAAATGACGCGAGCCGAGTATCGCTCGATTGAGGGGGAGGAGTCAAGTTTGTCTACGTAGCGTTTTAGCCGACAGACAGCATAGCAGCGAATACGTCATACTACGTCTTAATAACCTATTCGCTGCGGGCCGCTAACCGCCATTGGCCCCTCGCCCCGAATTTCTTTGCGGGAGACGAGTCATGCAGCAACCGAAAGTGAAAGCCGCTGTTTGCCCAAAATGCGGTTCTGAAGAAGTCGCAGTCTATGAACGCGACAAACAATTGGCTCAAGAGGGGGGCATCAAGCCCGTGCGACTGCCACAGAACGTGGGGCAGTGCGTTCCCTGCGGTACCATGTTCACGTTTTGGGCTGACGAACCAGAGAAGCGGGCAGAGTTTGGAACCTGCAATGACGGATCGAATTAACTTTGTCGTGAGTTTCGTCGGCGGACCGCTGGACGCAACACAACTCTTCGCCACACAGGAAATTGAGTTTCCCATCTTCATTGGGCGACTGGTTGGCGGCAGTCCGACCCAGATGGCCATCTACGAATACGACGGCAATCAAGAAGGTGATCGCTGCGTGCAGCGAATCTATCTGTATGTCGAAACGCTGGGAATGGACGAGGGCGCAGAGTTCATCGCCGAACACGGCAGGATTGGTGGCGAAGGACGAGCCAACCTGCGACGTCAGGTTTCTGCACCTGCCCAACCGTAATTGCGTTCCTGCAGGCAACCTCTGTCCTGTGTAAAGTTAAGCGCTGCGGCACAGCGGCGCAGCAACTGCACGAGGGGAAAGCAATATGGATGACTTGCACGTATTACTTTAAGGTAGCTTCCAGCCAGTCTCGGCCCAAGAGCAGCCAGCGGATCGGAACACGAATGTCTGTCGAAGGCAACGATGTACTCGTCATCGACGATAACTCGGACTCTGCGCACGTGCTTGCGCTGTTACTTCGGAGCTGGGGCTATAGGGCGAGAATCGCTTACTCGGCACTAGAGGGCTTAGACGCAGCGAAATCGAGCAAGCCCAAGTGCATCGTGTCCGATATTGGAATGCCGGGAATGACCGGCTACGATCTAGCGAGATTGATCCGCCAAGACGATCAATTGCGTGACGTACCGTTGATTGCATTCACGGCCTACTCAGAACCGCACGAAGCCCTCAAGGCGGGGTTCGATAGCCATCTCGTTAAAACAACGGACCCTCTACTTATTAAAGACTTACTTGCGAAAATAGTAACAATGGACAAGCGACTTGACCAATCGGAAGATCTGATAAAGAAACAAGGGGAAGTAATCGCGGAAGCGAGGGACGTCATGAGAGAGGTCCATAAGGACGTCAAGGAAATCAAGGAAGAGTTGAAAGAAGTCAAGGAAGATGTTGGCCAAATTAAGAAAGAGATCAAGGAGAAGAGCTAGTTGCTCCCACGCTCTTGGCGGTCTGTAGATCAGCGATTCGCGTGAAGGTGTAGCCTTCAATCGCAGACCGACCGTCTTCAACTCCCATCACGCCCGAAGAGCCAGCGAGGTCACTGGTCCACCACCATACCCCAGCGCGAAGCGTTCGGCCCTTCGCCCCCTTGACGACTTCCTGAGGAGGGTGGATGACGCTGCCACATTTCGAGCATAAGCATGAATCAGGTGTCACGGCTGACTTCCTTGGCTTTGGGGAGCATGGCTGGGGAAAGCGTGTTCCGGCAATTCTATTTTTGACGCCCAGCTGCGAGCAAGTCCCGGCAAGCGGCTGATTTTTTCAGCGACGGTTTCATGGCGTGATTGTTGCTATCGAACGCCAGTACCCTCCATTCCGGCAGGCTTTGGGGTGATTCTGCTTGCCTGCCGAGCACGTTGATTATTCCTTAACCAATGGCTCACATTCTCCTGGTCGAAGACTCTGAAGAGTTTCGTACACCCCTGGCAAAGCTGCTTTCGAAAGCCGGTCACCGAGTCACCGAGGCTCCCGACGGTCGCGCAGCACTTGCCCACGTTCTTGCAGAAACCCCTGACCTAATCATCACCGACGTGCAGATGCCAGAAATGGACGGGCCATCGCTTTTGGAAGTGATCCGGTCATATCTACGGCTCTTCTCAATTCCAGTCGTAGTGTTGACCGGCATCGAGGAAGGCGCTCTGATTGAGCGGGCAAGAGCGCAGAAGGTGAACTCGTTCATGGTCAAAGGCAGGGCGACGATAGATGACATCTTAGAAGCCGTGAAGCAAGCGCTGATAACGCTTCCAAATTAGCAACCTTCCTCAACGCACGATGGTCAGCGAGAGGGGATGGGAAAGAGCGATGAGCGGATCGGAAAGTACCTGGCGCTTCGTTTGGCGTACCTTGTACTGCGAAATTGCGCAGTTGGAATTGTTCGACACCAGTTCGAATCGGCAAGTCGCCTTCATAACGCGCGAAGAACATTGTTACCGTTGGACTCGAACGACGAGCGTAATTGTTCACGGTGCGCCGCCAGCGGCAGGGGAAGAATCTACTCTGCTGCGAGCGAAAATTGCCATTTTAAACGGAATACCTGACTAGCCACGACGACCTGTCCACGCCGCGCATGAAAAAGCCTAGCGCGAGGAATGCCTGATGGAACAGCGGAACTTGCCGCCATCTGGACACGAACGACAGTTAGTCAGAGGCAGAGTGCGTACGATGTAGGTAGACGAAAGTGAGGTCTATATGCCCCGACCTGAACGCGAGCGGGAATTGCAGCTATCTCTGGTTTATGATCGCTATTTACTGATTCATGAGTATCGCGCCGCGATGCACCTATACGGTGATCCCGCTGATTCGGAAAACGAATCGGAAGAAGCGATGATTCAAGCAATCGCAAATCGGAAGAAACCAAAGATGCCGCCGAAGTAAAAAACCGTGCCCACTGACACCTATCGTCAGTGTGGCGCGGATTCTGTTGCCCTGCGGCTGGCGTGCAATACAATCAAACCATGAAACGCGAATCCCGCGCGCCGCTGATCGTCGCTATCATCGCGCTGGCTCTGCCGGTGCTGTACGTGGCGAGTTATTGCGCAATGGTCACGCCAGCGTCCGTGACGGTCAGCAGCGCAGGAACCTATGTAGTTAACAACTACAGGTTCGGCGAAGATCGGGCACAGCGATTCTTCTGGCCTTTAGAACAGATCGACAGAACGCTGAGACCCCGCGCGTGGCTGCAAGATGATTCGTGGAACACTGAACACTTCCGCGCTGCCGGGCGCGTCGGGCGAGGATCGACAGAAGCGGTAACAGGTGTCATAACTTCGTCCACGGTGGCCAAGAGTTTTTTGCTTGGGACATATGTATAGTTAGCTGCTTGGCAACGCCTGCGAACATAGTGGGTGGAAGCGGAGCGTGAGCGTAGATGTTATGGAAGATGTCGAGCTGTGATTTTCCAACCTTGACGCGTGACCAAGCCATACCGTTGGAATCGCAAAACTGCTCAAAGAGTTTTTCG is drawn from Anatilimnocola floriformis and contains these coding sequences:
- a CDS encoding SHD1 domain-containing protein, which codes for MFLLVLLSVVAAEPSIESLVKTSEANRTERIAYTKTELATRQKRLALSKRGAVKRGQMGTHISDTAISFPTAEAKTEAIADATKAVEEITQQLAALEAGDEAALQLCLPELTKLEVGAVGRYKDGKAVDVVDAKQVIVAVARYTAATTIARGNALGTAAPRRLPDEVVWVKGIDTAGMVTDGRVDLTTKVFRVTGTKTYDTEDGRNTVFVLEPFDLAPAKELWAKMHTKAPAPTETTASTPASRTWTSADGKFSVDATFAGQIGGKVKLKKLDGKTVELDAANLSQADQDWLAKQSK
- a CDS encoding response regulator, translating into MSVEGNDVLVIDDNSDSAHVLALLLRSWGYRARIAYSALEGLDAAKSSKPKCIVSDIGMPGMTGYDLARLIRQDDQLRDVPLIAFTAYSEPHEALKAGFDSHLVKTTDPLLIKDLLAKIVTMDKRLDQSEDLIKKQGEVIAEARDVMREVHKDVKEIKEELKEVKEDVGQIKKEIKEKS
- a CDS encoding response regulator, which translates into the protein MAHILLVEDSEEFRTPLAKLLSKAGHRVTEAPDGRAALAHVLAETPDLIITDVQMPEMDGPSLLEVIRSYLRLFSIPVVVLTGIEEGALIERARAQKVNSFMVKGRATIDDILEAVKQALITLPN